A genomic segment from Microcella flavibacter encodes:
- the rnpA gene encoding ribonuclease P protein component → MLGRAHRVTRADDFRTAVRRGRRAAQPHAVLYRLRSPSADPPRFGVIVSKQVGSAVVRNRVRRRVQAVCATAVDGIPVPAGDTIVIRALPGAGEVDWDTLRAEIDAGLRRVVTA, encoded by the coding sequence GTGCTCGGCCGGGCCCACCGGGTCACCCGGGCCGACGACTTCCGCACCGCGGTGCGCCGAGGTCGTCGAGCGGCCCAGCCCCACGCCGTGCTGTACCGACTGCGCTCCCCATCTGCCGACCCGCCCCGATTCGGGGTCATCGTGTCGAAGCAGGTCGGGAGCGCTGTCGTTCGCAACCGGGTGCGCCGTCGGGTGCAGGCGGTCTGCGCGACCGCCGTCGACGGCATCCCGGTGCCGGCCGGCGACACCATCGTCATCCGCGCCCTCCCAGGAGCCGGCGAGGTCGACTGGGATACCCTGCGAGCCGAGATCGACGCGGGTCTACGACGGGTGGTGACGGCATGA
- the yidD gene encoding membrane protein insertion efficiency factor YidD, with product MRIMRAIGLLPRNIVIAVLRVYRAIISPLYGDVCRYYPSCSAYGLTAVQEHGVVKGGWMTVRRLARCHPWAAGGIDDVPPHEHSPYRRSRFGFMVLERNG from the coding sequence ATGAGGATCATGCGAGCCATCGGCCTGCTCCCCCGCAACATCGTCATCGCGGTTCTGCGCGTGTACCGGGCGATCATCTCCCCGCTCTACGGCGACGTGTGCCGCTACTACCCGAGCTGCTCGGCGTACGGGCTGACGGCGGTGCAGGAGCACGGGGTGGTCAAGGGCGGCTGGATGACCGTCCGCCGCCTGGCGCGCTGCCACCCCTGGGCTGCCGGCGGCATCGACGACGTGCCGCCCCACGAGCATTCGCCCTACCGGCGCAGCCGGTTCGGCTTCATGGTTCTCGAGAGAAACGGATAA